One window from the genome of Maylandia zebra isolate NMK-2024a linkage group LG18, Mzebra_GT3a, whole genome shotgun sequence encodes:
- the LOC112433285 gene encoding tripartite motif-containing protein 16-like, with the protein MSPPVCIYTMCPRVLLAGSSVFFPASFCVVSLHLHFRFQFCVVLVFSSLGFTSCWPPSPVPRCPWSHIALDFITGLPPSSVSDQHSPALQHYQQQEQKQPPKQQHCTPSDLHYEDGCNQHVLELAGPIHSSNTCCSDQTSFYIKEVKLTQSLTLRGEMAQKSVQLDRETFSCSICLDLLKNPVTIPCGHSYCMKCIESFWDEEEKKKIYSCPQCRQTFTARPVLVKNTMLAVLVEQLKKTGLQAAPADHCYAGPEDVACDVCTGRKMKAFKSCLVCLASYCEKHLQPHYDSPTFKKHKLVEPSKKLQENICSRHDEVMKMFCRTDQQSICYLCPVDEHKGHDTVSAAAERTERQRELEVSRQNIQQRIQDREKDVKLLQQEVEAINQSADQTVEHSEKIFTELIHLIQKRSSDVKQQIRSQQETEVSRVKELQEKLEQEITELKRKDAELKQLSHTEDHIQFLHNYPSLSALSESTDSSSINIRPLSYFEDVTAAVSEVRDKLQDILREEWTNISLTVTEVDVSLSQPEPKTRAGFLKYSCEITLDPNTAHKQLLLSEGNRKATFMEQQQSYSDHPDRFTDMCQVLSRESLTGRCYWEVEWRGAEVYVAVAYKNISREGWGYECVFGYNDKSWSLYCDNNRYIFWYNNIQTRVSGPRSSRVGVYLDHRAGILSFYSVSETMTLLHRVQTTFTQPLYAGLLVYDDYGATAELIKVK; encoded by the exons ATGTCTCcccctgtgtgtatttatactATGTGTCCTCGTGTGCTCCTCGCCGGTTCATCTGTGTTTTTTCCTGCATCATTCTGTGTCGTCTCCCTGCATCTCCATTTTAGGTTTCAGTTCTGTGTTGTGTTagttttttccagtttaggtttcacCTCCTGCTGGCCTCCTTCGCCCGTTCCTAGATGCCCCTGGTCTCATATCGCACTGGACTTCATCACTGGTCTCCCACCATCCTCAG tctcagatcaacacagccctgccctccagcactatcagcagcaaGAGCAGAAGCAACCCCccaaacagcaacattgtaccccaTCAG ATCTACATTATGAAGATGGGTGTAACCAACATGTGTTAGAGCTGGCAGGCCCCATTCACAGCAGCAACACTTGTTGTTCAGATCAGACCAGTTTCTATATTAAGGAAGTGAAACTCACACAGTCACTGACACTGAGAGGAGAAATGGCGCAGAAAAGTGTTCAGCTGGACCGAGAAACCTTCTCTTGTTCGATCTGTTTGGATCTACTGAAGAATCCGGTGACTATTccctgtggacacagctactgcatGAAGTGTATTGAAAGCTTCTGGgatgaagaggaaaagaagaaaatctacagctgccctcagtgcagACAGACTTTCACAGCGAGGCCTGTCCTGGTGAAAAACACCATGTTAGCAGTTTTAgtggagcagctgaagaagactggactccaagctgctcctgctgatcactgctatgctggacctgaagatgtggcctgtgatgtctgcactggaagaaaaatgaaagccttCAAGTCCTGTTTAGTCTGTCTGGCATCTTACTGTGAGAAACACCTTCAGCCTCATTATGATTCACCTACATTcaagaaacacaagctggtggagccctccaagaagctccaggagaacatctgctctcgtcatgatgaggtgatgaagatgttctgccgtactgatcagcagagtatctgttatctctgccctgtggatgaacataaaggccacgacacagtctcagctgcagcagaaaggactgagaggcagagagagctggaggtgagtcgacaaaacatccagcagagaatccaggacagagagaaagatgtgaagctgcttcaacaggaggtggaggccatcaatcagtctgctgatcaaacagtggagcacagtgagaagatcttcactgagctgatccatctcatccagaaaagaagctctgatgtgaagcagcagatcagatcccagcaggaaactgaagtgagtcgagtcaaagagcttcaggagaagctggagcaggagatcactgagctgaagaggaaagatgctgagctgaagcagctctcacacacagaggatcacatccagtttctacacaactacccctcactgtcagcactcagtgagtctacagactcatccagcatcaatatccgtcctctgagctactttgaggatgtgacagcagctgtgtcagaggtcagagataaactacaggacattctgagagaggaatggacaaacatctcactgacagtcactgaagTGGATGTTTCACTGTCACAACCAGAGCCAAAGACCAGAGctggattcttaaaatattcatgtgaaatcacactggatccaaacacagcacacaaacagctgttattatcagaggggaacagaaaagcaacatttatggaacaacaacagtcttattctgatcatccagacagattcactGACATGTGTCAGGTCCTGAGTCGAGAGAGTCTGACTGGacgttgttactgggaggtggagtggagaggGGCAGAAGTTTATGTAGCAGTCGCATACAAGAATATCAGCAGAGAAGGATGGGGTTATGAATGTGTTTTTGGATATAATGACAAATCTTGGTCATTATATTGTGACAAcaacagatatatattttggtACAACAACATCCAAACTCGTGTCTCAGGTCCTCGTTCCTCCAGAGTaggagtgtacctggatcacagagcaggtattttgtccttctacagcgtctctgaaaccatgactctcctccacagagtccagaccacattcactcagccgctctaTGCTGGACTGTTGGTTTACGATGATTATGGAGCCACTGCTGAGTTGATTAAAGTGAAATAG